AGGTCCTCTAGTCCAGCATCTGAAAAGTCTGGAATCTACATAAACATTAGTTTGTCATACAGTTATCTAATGTGTATCACCAATCTATCTTAAGATCTGGAATAGATTCTGTTCCTGGAGTGGTGATGATCCACTGAACCAATCCAGGTCTGTTATGTGGAAGGAAGATCTTGGAATTTCTTAATATACACTTTATTTGGATCTTAAAGAACATTTTTGATATTCATTTGGACAAGCATAGATGGAAAAAAGATATATAAGGGCAACTCCCAACTGAAGACCATATTTCAGACCCTTAATTTTACAGTGTGATCTGTGAACCTTCTACTAAAGTCCTTAACATGAAAACCTTTTTAAGTGTCAAACATTTTTCTATCAAAAGGGAAGGTGTCATGTATCTTATTAGAATTAATTAGATATcagtctgaaagaaaaaaaagtttattttttttatagaaaaaaaacagctttttacTTTTCAGTTATGAACCCTCAACTGGGGTGGTCACACTGAAGAATTACAAGTTGTCAGTATGGTTTGTGAAGAAAATGAAACAGAGGATGTACTTTATGACAGCTGTAATGAATGGAAGTCAATTGACAGAGAAATGGCGTAGTCCTGTCAATTAAAATGTCTTTTTCCCAGTGTGACTTCTCtaatgtttaacaagatttgatttatctttaaaacatttcccacattgtcaACATGAATACAGCTTAGCTTCTGTGTGACTTCTCTTATGCATAACAAGATACGATTTacttgtaaaacattttccacattcttggcatgaatatggcttctcccctttgtgaattctctcatgtttaaCTACACTTGATTTATCTACGAAGCATTtttcacattcagaacatgaatacggcttctctcccgtatgaattctctcatgtttaactagacttgatttatctgtaaagcattttccacattctgaacatgaatacggcttctctcctgtgtgaattctctcatgcttAACCAGATTTGATTtatctttaaaacattttttacataGTGAACATGAatagggcttctctcctgtatgacctCTCTTATGTATAAGAAGATGTGATTTaattgtaaaacatttctcacattctgaacatgaatacggcttctcccctgtgtgacttcttttatgtataacaagatgtgatttaaaggagatgtcccgcgccgaaacgggttttttttt
The sequence above is a segment of the Eleutherodactylus coqui strain aEleCoq1 chromosome 7, aEleCoq1.hap1, whole genome shotgun sequence genome. Coding sequences within it:
- the LOC136572289 gene encoding gastrula zinc finger protein XlCGF17.1-like, whose protein sequence is MQKKKPVSARDISFKSHLVIHKRSHTGEKPYSCSECEKCFTIKSHLLIHKRGHTGEKPYSCSLCKKCFKDKSNLVKHERIHTGEKPYSCSECGKCFTDKSSLVKHERIHTGEKPYSCSECEKCFVDKSSVVKHERIHKGEKPYSCQECGKCFTSKSYLVMHKRSHTEAKLYSC